One window from the genome of Magnolia sinica isolate HGM2019 chromosome 4, MsV1, whole genome shotgun sequence encodes:
- the LOC131243361 gene encoding tetraspanin-3-like gives MRKSNNLVGFVNFLTLLLSIPILGGGIWLSSRSTQTDCMKFLQWPLIIIGATIMVVSLMGFAGSCYRITWLLRLYLFVMFFVIAALFALIIFSYSVTAKGSGHQVLNRVYLDYSLSDYSGWLKDRVSDEKYWMKISSCIRDAKVCQKLGAGVGGFSEAADTFYRRHLSSIQSGCCKPPTACGFTYVRETVWDPSGAQGMVTDADCTRWNNDQSQLCYSCDSCKAGVLARLKKSWRQVAVLNIVVLVLLVIVYVIGCAAFRNNRRIDNDEPYGTNRMTKSQPAMVHF, from the exons ATGAGAAAGAGTAATAACTTGGTTGGATTCGTAAACTTCCTAACATTACTATTATCGATTCCGATATTGGGTGGAGGAATATGGCTAAGCAGCAGATCAACTCAAACAGATTGCATGAAGTTCCTTCAATGGCCACTCATCATTATAGGAGCGACTATCATGGTAGTCTCTCTCATGGGTTTCGCTGGATCTTGCTATCGGATTACATGGCTTCTTCGGTTATACCTATTCGTGATGTTCTTCGTCATCGCTGCACTTTTCGCCCTCATCATTTTCTCTTATTCTGTAACTGCCAAAGGATCGGGTCATCAAGTACTTAATCGGGTCTATCTTGATTACTCACTATCCGATTACTCGGGTTGGCTCAAGGATCGAGTATCAGATGAGAAGTATTGGATGAAGATCAGTTCTTGTATTAGGGATGCTAAGGTGTGCCAGAAGCTTGGAGCTGGTGTTGGTGGGTTCTCTGAGGCAGCTGATACGTTCTATCGCCGTCATCTCTCTTCCATTCAG TCGGGTTGCTGCAAGCCACCAACAGCATGTGGGTTCACTTATGTGAGGGAGACGGTGTGGGACCCGTCCGGAGCACAGGGGATGGTCACCGACGCCGACTGTACCCGTTGGAACAATGACCAGAGTCAGCTGTGCTATAGCTGTGATTCATGCAAGGCAGGTGTATTGGCAAGACTCAAGAAGAGCTGGAGGCAGGTGGCAGTGCTGAATATCGTAGTACTAGTCCTTTTGGTGATAGTCTATGTCATTGGTTGCGCTGCCTTCCGAAACAACAGAAGGATCGACAACGACGAACCTTATGGTACGAATAGGATGACTAAGTCACAGCCTGCTATGGTCCACTTCTAA